GCCGCGGTCGTGGGGGAGTGGGCGGAGGCGCCGGCGGGCGGGTCGGCCTGGGATCTCTACGCCGGGGTCGGGCTGTTCGCGTCGGTGCTGGCCGCGCAGGTGGGTTCCGCGGGCCGGGTGCTGGCGGTGGAGTCCGGCCGGCGCGCGGTCGCCGACGGCGAACGGAACCTCGCCGACCTGCCGCAGGTTTCGTGGCGGGCCGGGCGGGTGGAGCACGAGCTGGCGTCGGCCGGGAAGCCCGTGGACGTCGTGGTGCTGGATCCGCCGCGCAAGGGCGCGGGCAAGGCGGTCGTGGAGTCGATCGTGGCGGGCTCGCCGGACCGGATCGTGTACGTGGCCTGCGACCCGGCGGCGCTGGCCCGCGACGTGGCGATCTTCGCCTCGCACGGGTACGGGCTGACCGACCTGCGGGCGTTCGACGCCTTCCCGATGACCCATCACGTGGAGTGCGTGGCGCTGCTTTCCTGACTCCGTCTTCCCCGAGCCTTCCCAACGCTTCCCGAAACTGTCGGTGGTGGTCGGCACACTGTGCGCATGACTCCACTCGACGATTTCGACCGAGCTTCCGCGACGGTGACCGGCCTGGTCTCGGGCATCCGCCCGGACCAGTGGACCCTGCCGACGGCCTGCGTGGACTGGGACGTCCGCGCGGTGGTCAACCACCTTGCGCACGGCAACGCGAAGGTGGCCTTCTGGGCGGGCACCGGTCCACCGGCCCCGGACGGCGACCACCTGGGTGCCGACCCCGTGACGGAGTTCGCGGCGTCGGTGGCCCGGGCGCGGGCCGTGCTGGCCGAGCCGGGCCTGTTCACGCGCACGGTGACGACCCCGCTGGGCGAGGTGCCCGGGGTGTTCCTGGTGCACATGCGCGTGAACGAGTACGTGGTCCACGGCTGGGACATCGCGGACGCGACGGGTGCTTCGACGGATCTGCTGCCCGACCTGGCGTCGCAGGCGCTGGAGCAGTGGCGGTCCCGGTTCGGGGCGGCGCCGCGGCAGCCGGGCGGCCCGTTCGGCCCGGAGGTGGAGGCGCCGGAAGAGGCGACGGCGGCGGACCGGCTGGCGGCGTTCCTGGGCCGGAAGGCGGTCAGCGAGCGGTGGTGAAGAAGTGCCTCGCCGTTGCCGGTGCCC
This window of the Amycolatopsis balhimycina FH 1894 genome carries:
- a CDS encoding TIGR03086 family metal-binding protein, which produces MTPLDDFDRASATVTGLVSGIRPDQWTLPTACVDWDVRAVVNHLAHGNAKVAFWAGTGPPAPDGDHLGADPVTEFAASVARARAVLAEPGLFTRTVTTPLGEVPGVFLVHMRVNEYVVHGWDIADATGASTDLLPDLASQALEQWRSRFGAAPRQPGGPFGPEVEAPEEATAADRLAAFLGRKAVSERW